The Oncorhynchus kisutch isolate 150728-3 linkage group LG8, Okis_V2, whole genome shotgun sequence DNA segment acatcaacagggctgtagtggagtgagccgagagtttcaagttccttggtgacaACATTACCAAAGCTCATTTATGGTCcgaacacactaagacagtcgtgaagagggcacgacaaaaccttttccccctcaggagagtgaaaagatttggcatgggtccccagatcctcaaaaagatctacagctgcaccatcgagagcatcttgaccgaTTGCATCACCGGTTGATATGGCACTCCTCGGCATCTGAccctaaggcactacagaggggaCTAAGCTTCCTGCAGTCCaggacctacagtggggagaacaagtatttgatacagaGGTCTCTAATttcttatcataggtacacttcaactgtgagagacggaatctaaaacaaaaatccagaaaatcacattgtatgatttttaagtaattaattagcattttattgcatgacataagtatttttgatcacctaccaaccagttagaattccggctctcacagacctgttagtttttctttaagaatccccctgttctctactcattacctgtattaactgcacctgtttgaactcgttacctgtgtaaaagacacctgcccacagactcaatcaaacagactccaacctctccacaatggccaagaccagagagctgtgtaaggacatcagggttaaaattgtagacctgcacaaggctgggatgggcaacaggacaataggcaagcagcttggtgagaaggcaacaactgttgacgcaattattagaaaatggaagaagttcaagatgacggtcaatcaccctcagtctggggctccatgcaagatctcacctcgtggggcatcaatgatcatgaggaaggtgagggatcagcccagaactacacggcaggacctggtcaatgacctgaagagagctgggaccacagtctcaaagaaaccattagtaacacactacgctgtcatggattaaaatcatgCAGCGCACgaaaggtccccctgctcaagccagcgcatgtccaggcccgtctgaagtttgccaatgaccatctggatgatccaaaggaggaatgggagaaggtcatgtggtctgatgagacaaaaatagagctttttggtctaaactccacttgccgtgtttggaggaagaagaaggatgaagaCAAccacaagaacaccatcccaaccgtgaagcatggaggtggaagcatcattctttggggatgctcttctgcaaaggggacaggacgactgcaccgtattgaggggaggatggatggggccatgtatcgcgagatcttggccaacaacctccttccctcagtaagagcattgaagatgggtcgtggctgggtcttccagcatgacaacgacccaaaacacacagccagtgcaactaaggagtggctccataagaagcatctcaaggtcctgtagtggcctagccagtctccagacctgaacccaatagaaaatctttggagggagctgaaagtccgtattgcccagcggtagccaaaatccctgctgcagtgtgtgcaaacctggtcaagaactacaggaaacgtatgatctctgtatttgcaaacaaaggtttctgtaccaaatattaagttctgcttttctgatgtatcaaatacttatgtcatgcaataaaatgcaaatgaattacttaaaaaccatacaatgtgattttctggatttttgttttagattccgtctctcacagttgaagtgtacctatgataaaattacagacctctacatgctttgtaagtaggaaaacatgcaaaatcggcagtgtatcacatacttgttctccccactgtatataataggcggtgtcagaggaaagaccataaaattgtcagagactccagtcacccaagtcatagactgttttctctgctaccgcacggcaagcggagcgccaagtctactggagcgccaagtctactggagcgccaagtctactggagcgccaagtctactggagcgccaagtctactggagcgccaagtctactggagcgccaagtctactggagcaccaagtctactggagcgccaagtctactggagcgccaagtctaggaccaaaaggctcctttacagcttctacccccaagccataaaactgctgaacaattaatcaaatggccaccggactatttacattgaccccccgccccttctccatttgttttgtacactgctgctactctgtttattatctatgcatagtcacttcacccctacctacatgtacaaatgacctctaacctgtacccctgcacattgactcggtaccggtaccccttgtatatagcctcgttattgttatgttattgtattactttttattatttttactttagtttatttagtaaatattttcttaactcttcttgaactgtactgttggttaagggcttgtaagtaagcatttcacactaaggtctacacttgttgtattcgacgcatgtgacagattacgtttgatttgatttgatttcactaCAGGTGCCTCGGTGCCCCTGAAGCTGTCGGATGTGTCTCTGGCCCCAGCGGAGCAGCTCTGGTGCTCCTTTAGGGATCAGGCGGTCAAGCTGAGGATGACTGAGACAGGGCTGGGCTGCAAGGCCCCCATGACCGTCCACCAGATGTTCCTGGAGACGGTGGAGCACTACGGAGACCTGCCTGCACTGGCATCTAAGAAAGAGGGGCAGTGGGTCACCCTGACCTGGAGGGAGTATTTCCAGCAGTGCCGACTGGCGGCCAAGAGCTTCCTCAAGGTCTGTTTATTGGTGTAgttgttgtgtctgtgtctgtgctcttTAGTTACTCTCTGTTCTATGCTTGCGTGGAATTTAATGGAAAATAATCTCTCAAAGTTCTATGTTATGATGTACTTTTACCAGGATGTATTCTGCATTTTTTAGTGTCTGTATCTATACAGAGGCGCATGAGTATTTTTGAACTTTGCCAGTGAATTCTAATGAAGATCTGTTAACATCACTGAAAACTGGCAAATATGAGCCAGATTTGGCCAGCGGGTGGTTTTATTAGACCCCCAAATTTTCTAagctaaaaaaaatatatgtagattagtattaaatgtattttttcattGTTGGAAATAAGCGCTAAGTGAAATTAACTTAAGAAATCTCCCACAGATAATAGAGAGATGCGTGATCGTgcacaaatgtaagcaaggtttgaaattattatgttttagtcaaacatatatttttgggcttcttgcggtcaatctgcggtctacaaattatttgtcatTTTAAAGATTTtaaatttgacattttagtcatttagcagatgctcttatccagagcatcttacattagtgagtgcatacattttcatacttttcatcataaactgggtggtttgagctctgaatgctgattggctgacagccgtggtataatatgtatttttactgctctaattaggttggtaaccagtttatgatAGCCATAAGGCACTTCAGGGGGTTGTTTTATAtgtccaatataccacagctaagggccttattgcttaatgaaaaaattgtctcaaggctgaatctagttgatgatccctagGCTATGGACTATTTAGAATTTTACCTCCAGAGAAAGGGGATTATGAATGTTTACACAGCAGAAATCAtttccttttttttctcattGCCATGTCTGTCTCCTTGTAAGAATGGTGCTGGTGAAAACCAACACTTGGGTGTGTTAGATTCAATTCAAAGATTCAAGTTACGTCTCCAGTGTCAAGGAGAGGCTATAAACTGGAGTACTTTTCAAAGCATCACGTAGGTCAACAGTAAATGAGGCAGTGTGCCACATTCTTATTAATTCTAAatgtttcctctctctactgtagttgGGGCTGGAGCGTTACCATGGTGTCGGTATTCTGGGCTTTAACTCTCCAGAGTGGTTCATCTCAGACATTGGCTGTATCCTGGCTgggtaataataacaacagttGACTTCTGCTTTTAACCCTCTCTGaaagacacacatactgtacatacacggGTTTTTGGAGAGATGCGGGGGGGCTGCCACACTGGGTGCCCGGGAAGATGTTGttgtggggggttaagtgccttgctcaagggaacaacGGCAGACCAAATATTTTCCCGTCAGACCCGGAATTCGAACTGGCAAACCTCCGGTTACTGGCTCACCTCTCTAACcagtagactacctgccgcccctattaTTATACATCTAGCATGCACTATCTTACCATGCACTATCTTACCATACACTATCTTACCATACACTATCTTACCATACACTATCTTACCATGCGCTATCTTACCATGCACTACCCTGCACTATTGTTCATACTGTAAATGCTGTGTGACTTGGACAACCAGCTGCTTCAGCAGTCTAAACCGCCTTCACAGTCTAAACCGCCTCAATAAGAAAGTTGTTTGATGTGTGTTGTGTGCCAGGGGTTTTGCTGCAGGCATCTACACCACCAACTCCCCCGAGGCATGTCAGTATGTAGCAGACAACTGTGAGGCCAATGTCCTTGTGGTGGAGAACCACAAACAGCTCCTCAAAATCCTCCAGGTGAGACCCCATAACACATATACTGAACTATACGGTTCCCCTGGTCGTGTCtgccaataaaataaaaaaaagaaatgtacaCAACTCTGGTATACTCCCATTGTGATTTTATTAAACGCAGAAAAAAATATGTTTCGATCTGAGTTGGATCTTCGTCAGGTGATACACCACTGTGAAACACACCTACTTAAATAACCTCTAGAGGCATGTACATCCGGTCAGTTGAATACATTTGACACATTAACATCACAATCAATTACACAGTAGACATAAGGAAAACATGAATACACTTTGGTTTTATTTATCCATGTCAAGTAATATACAGTAGGTGTGCAAAAACGGGTGAGACAAATGCGTCAATTATTTTGTATACAATAATATATGGAGAAAACTGAAAAATACCAATAGCCATAAAACCTATGCACAGAATTATGCAAATAATGTACACATTAAAAAAAGAATTAATCCATTACTGTGCTGTTTTATTTGTAAGTAGATCAAGTGAAAATGTTGTTTTATTTGTGCCAAAATGATTCATTCTAAAATTCCTACTTTGTCCATACCTTTCAGATTAAGGACAAGCTTCCACACTTGAAAGCTATCGTTCAGTACAAAGATGAACTGCAACAGAAGCTGCCAAACTTGTACACTGTAAGTTTGCATCAAAATAATATCTATAAACAAGATCAAGTTTAGCCAGCtggaaaaaaaacatgatttactTGCCTAATAGATAGAAATGTTAGTAGCACACATTATTTCCTAGAATATTTCCTTTCCTACACTGTAACTGTGAGACTGTTAATCCATTCACATTACTGAGAAAACAGAGCCAAGTCGAGCTGCACTGGGCTGGCTTTGTTAACACAGCCACCATAGTTGTTGGAACCCTTCTGAAAAGGATCATGTGAATAGAAAATATCTAAGCCAGCACAGTACGATTCAGATTGGCTCTATAATGTGAATCAGGTGTTACCGACTCAACCTCTGTCCTCCTACAGTGGGCTGAGTTTATGAAGCTGGGTGAGGAGGTGTCTGATGAACAGCTGAATGCTGTGGTGGACAGTCAGAGGGCTAACCAGTGTTGTACACTCATCTACACCTCTGGAACCACAGGCAACCCCAAAGGGGTCATGCTGAGTCATGACAATGTGAGTATTCCTATTGAGGAAAAAGCTctatatttacatgtacatttaCTGTACTGCAGTAACCAGCTggccttcccctcctcctcaaaGAATGTGGTGGCTCCCTCAGACACATTACAGTAGTACTATATGGTTGAGATACCTCTGTGGCCACTGTGCTCTGGATACAGTATGTGAAAAAGTCACAATTTTGTCCATGTATTGTTCACGGTAAGGACAAACAAAAAAATAGCGTATAGTGGTAACCGACTCTCTCCTCAGATCACCTGGACTTCAAATGCGGCgggcaccatgccagatctgaaaCATGGTGAGGAGGTGGTGGTGAGCTACCTGCCCCTGAGCCATGTAGCTGCCCAGGTCAACGACATGTGGATCGCCATGAGATTCGCAGCGGTGACGTATTTCGCAGAACCAGACGCCCTGAAGGTCAGAATCTATAACTATTATACTACAGAAATTGATGATGTGCATTACTTTCCATTCAAAATGCTATTTCCATTGGGAACAATTGATTGAATTGCGGTGGTTTGGTTTTGActtggttgggaagggtgggacTGGAGTAACTTGGACTGGAGTAACTTGATATGACTTGATAACCAGCAACTTTATGATTTCATAGGGCTCTTTGGGGACTACTCTGAAAGAGGTGCGCCCCACCAGTTTCCTGGGAGTTCCCCGTGTGTGGGAGAAGATGCAGGAGAAGATGAAAGCCATTGGTGCCAAGTCCTCTGGTATGAGGAAAAGAGTGGCAGACTGGGCTAAATCCATCGGATTGCAAGCCAGCTACAGTGCCATGAATGGGTAAGGATTTAGCTCAGGTTCTTGTTGTTCAATCAAACCCGTACTTCAGAAATAATGCAGATTTTCAGTGCATCAAATTTCACCCATAGACATGATCTTAtcaataacaataaaataaaaaatacgtcCTCACTCATGCCCAAATAGCATTTTTTGTATTCTAAACTAGATTCAATTCCAGCCAAGTTTGGCGTCTAGTAAATATTTTTTAATcctcccgctttgggctggataTGTCAATTTGTTttgttcatacatgcataatctatgggCAGAATcactgtcttacctcaattagccagcAAACCCCTAGTTTGTTCACTGGAAGCGTTGCAAGcgccattttccctacattttcCACCATGTGGGCCAGGCCCCTAGCAATTtgagtttcagccaatcagcctcTCACCATTTGAgagacagctagcaagatgcacacacagcaaAACGAGAGACAGcgagcaatgacgtggtgcacaaTTTCCGGGGACCGCTTTTGGCTCGTGAGTGCCACTATCAGAACTGCTTAAAAAATATACAAAGGTAACAGAGAATCTCTTTAATCTTTTACACCATGTGTGCCATTCCTCCTTGTTTGTTGTGGATTCCAGTGAGAACCTGTTGCCCTGGGGCTTCATGCTGGCAAACAACCTGGTTTTTAAGAAGGTTCACTGGGCCATGGGCCTGGACCGCTGCAGGAACTGCTTAACAGGGGCCGCACCCATCACCAGGGAGACCCTCGAGTATTTCATGAGCCTTCGCCTCCCCTTGTATGAGCTGTATGGGATGAGTGAAAGCACCGGCCCTCACACCATCTCCTGGGAGAATAACTTCAAGATCATGAGGTCAGCAACCGGAAAACTAGGATGTCCACTGACAATTTTTAATGACTGTTTACATTCATTAATTTGTAGTTGACAAAGCTAGCATTGT contains these protein-coding regions:
- the LOC109895723 gene encoding long-chain-fatty-acid--CoA ligase ACSBG2, producing the protein MSEQEDSIVLNGVPVIEKSSESCVSDIPLGETEQLPPVSKLQQNSPLVNGGVVDHPQPNSESESDGEGKDSQETSIPEAPAKPPRSPGLEGPQWDPLSGASVPLKLSDVSLAPAEQLWCSFRDQAVKLRMTETGLGCKAPMTVHQMFLETVEHYGDLPALASKKEGQWVTLTWREYFQQCRLAAKSFLKLGLERYHGVGILGFNSPEWFISDIGCILAGGFAAGIYTTNSPEACQYVADNCEANVLVVENHKQLLKILQIKDKLPHLKAIVQYKDELQQKLPNLYTWAEFMKLGEEVSDEQLNAVVDSQRANQCCTLIYTSGTTGNPKGVMLSHDNITWTSNAAGTMPDLKHGEEVVVSYLPLSHVAAQVNDMWIAMRFAAVTYFAEPDALKGSLGTTLKEVRPTSFLGVPRVWEKMQEKMKAIGAKSSGMRKRVADWAKSIGLQASYSAMNGENLLPWGFMLANNLVFKKVHWAMGLDRCRNCLTGAAPITRETLEYFMSLRLPLYELYGMSESTGPHTISWENNFKIMSCGKVVNGCQTKLDKPDEDGNGEICFWGRHVFMGYLNEPEKTEEALDQEGWLHSGDLGKHDKDNFLFITGRIKELIITAGGENIPPVPIEDAVKAETAIISNAMLLGDKLKFLSMMLTLKCVVDDNGDPTDDLTPEALAFCQQRGVMATKASEIIASEEPAIYKAIQEGIERVNAKANSNAQRVQKWVILDRDFSISGGELGPTMKLKRGVVVKMFQEKINAIYGMAQE